The DNA region CTAtgttcaatgtactgtatgtaattattgATTATGTACTGTGTAGCCATGAACAATTtgagagaatttaaaaacagcaaacagctttttATCTAAAGAGAATTAGCTTTCTTCAAATAATACAATAGAAATAGCTAGGCAGACTGTCAGAGAGAAGTTCTTCATCAAATGTTCTTTATTGATACAGAAATCAGTAATGTCAGTGCAGCACTTTACAAAACTATTTagatttacagtgaaaaatatatatattaaaattgaaCACACAGGGATAATCACAAAATCTAGCTGTATACACAATGTAGATACACatgacatagctgtatgtatcCCTTTAAGCACTATACAAATGTATACTATTTTATTTGTCTCGCCAAGCACCACAGTAAAAGAGTTTTGCCTTTTGAGCTTCTTTACAAGGTAGCTATACAGGATTGTatccctaaataataataattaaatcaatcaatcattttacCATATAACGCTGACAGTTAAACATTTAGCAGCAGGCCAACAAAAAGTTGCCTAATAGATGAATTCTGGCCAAAACTGCAATATCCCATGATGACTGTCAGTGCATAACTATAAACTGgagtgttcaaaagtttggaaacagcaAATGAGGTTCATCCACTCAGGAGTACCAAGATATTAAGGGAACTGAGAAAGGAAAACCTTCAATACAATCCCCATTCCTAATCTtgctgtttccaaacttttgaacacaaCTGTATATTTCAAAAAGTGCTAACCTTGGCTTTTAAATACATCTAAGCTTCGAGCATTGGCAACAATATCACTGGATCCCTAATcgatttcatatttttttgttcttgaaaaACTCTGGGTGTcttcaaattaaagaaacaaagtaaGCAAAGAATAAAATGTTCTTAATCCCTTCAGCAGGGGGACCAGTGCTTACTGTATGTATTGATTTGATGCCTTGGTTTTCAATGGGGTAGTGCAGGACTCTGATTCGGAAATGAGTGACAAAACCGGATATAAAATTCCAGCTTCAGGTTTTGGGACTGGCCCAGCCCACTTTTGGCTCTACCCATTTCTGAATTGCAATCTTGCACACCCTTCCCTCTCGCTGCTTTAGGTGGCATGTCAACTTTGCCTTCATACGTCTTTAGAACAGTAGCAGCACGGAACTGCAGACAATCCCACTCGTATTTCTGTTTAACACCTTGGGTAAAACTTACACAAGAAACAAAGTTAATAAACATTAGGCTTAAGCCAAACAACTGTTTACCTGACTtggtttcttttaagttttacttcAGAATCCTGACTATTGTTTCCAGGGTACGGATGATGCTATATCTTGGTTTGCTGAATAGATTACTGTCCTCTCTTCAATAATACAggaaattatttatatattcattttagaCTCTTTAAAAAATGGGAGACAAGCAAGCACAAATGCATTGCAGCTGGATGCCTTCCTCGGTGTGTCaagcaaaatgaattatttttttatatactgtaaagtcatacatatttgtgaccaaaatatttggcaaatcacgcccataaaacctattttgctccagaaatgttggctaccTGTTGCAACAtatgaagtatgtattgttagtggagtTTGTTATTGGCGCCAAcgattgccttttttttttcatatgtgaaaaatGCACCATTATaggctcgcaaatatttatgaCTTCACAGTAACTGATTGGtgataatttaaattaattaatttgctcTTCAAAAAGGAAAGCAAACACTACGataaaactacagaaataaaaatagcttgtttttcttttgtacattGTTTTCTTGTAATGCTGACCTTCCCTTTAAGAGcaaattaacaaattataataaattaccaatcagttgtataaaaatgtaattaagtttgTTTGAATGCACTCTGAGGAAGGCATCTAGCCacaatgtgtctgtctgtgcttgCATAGCTGCCattcaaaaaaagcaaaaaaatgtcttaaatctTTTGGTAAATTtaaagtgagtgctggtcttacggtaaaatgtaataatttctcTTTGACCAAAGCACCCAAAGTGAATATTGTGAATTAAGATTCAAGTTTTCTTTAGAGTTGAGCAAGCCCTTTGATAATCTATTGAATACTCTTCAAAAATACTCATCCTGCATTGGCCATTAACATGTAACTGTTTGGGTGCCATTTGCAGTTGTGGGACAATTCTCTTTTCAGGACCAAAGACACTGACTTTAAAAATCAGGATGTACTCCAGAAGAGAGTCTGTGCGGCACATGGAAGAGCTCTGAAACGCGCCTCAGCTTTCTACAAGTCCCCTTACTTTTCAGCTCTTCACGTGTCAGCCCTAGCAGCTGGAAGATCTTGCACCACATCTCATAATAGGCATCACTTAAATGAAATATGAACAATTCATCTGCATGCTTCCACAACTGAACTACTACATTCTTGGGGCGGTGGTGGTTAGAAGGCACAATTTCTTTGGACGCAACCTTTTCTGCATTCTCTTTTTCTTCAATGCGGGCCAGTATGCTCAGAAATTCTGCTTCGTTGCTTTTGATGAATTCCCTGGTCTcctctttcattttctttacttcTTCATCCTGCATTAATTCATCGTATTCTTCTTCCGTCTTTAAAACAAACCAGAACAAACACGTCAGTGACAAGCATCCCTGCCATTCAACATTAAACGATGACATCCAAAAATAGAGCACCAGGACCAAGCACTGTAGACACATGTAACAATGTGAGTGTCATGTGCAGACTGGTGGTCTTCATATAACCCCAGATTATAAAGCAATGAGAGCGTGACATGCAGACTGGTGGTCTTCATATAACCCCAGATTATATAGCAATGTGAGCGTGACATGACGACTGGTGGTCTTCATATAACCCCAGATTATACAGCAATGTGAGGGTGACATGCAGACCGGTGGTCTTCATATAACCCCAGATTATATTACTGTCAATAGGTTATGTAAATTATCAAAACCAAGCTTCATCATAGTTGAAAAAAGCTTTTCTCTACACATATGTAAAACCACTTTCAAACACGGTCCATGATACAGACAGGCAAACAGGCCAATTCCATATAACCCCAGATTGTGATACTCAGATACTTAGACTACTAATAATGTCCACATCTAGTTTTGTCAGAATTGGAAAAGTGGTTTtctagaaaatgtaattgcagctttttgatgattttttttcttgatgtctaagatttgtcatttgtttattatCATTACTGTATGAATGACTTGCAGTCACTTCTATGCTTGACGTGTTTCAACTGGGTCCCTAGACCAGTTTAGGAGTGTCTGTATATCAATCTGTAGAAAAATGTAGTAAAGGTTTCAAAACATAATGACCACACCCACATCCCAATTGTTGCCCTTCTCTATATCCTCCTCTGACAGACAGTGAGGAGAGGCATAGACATTGTGTTCACAGCACCCTGGTCATTACAGCTTTGACTAGTTTTATATTCTTACCATAGGAGCAAAACATTCCCCATAGTTGTAGACTTTGGTTCCAGGAAACTCAATTCCCTTTTCGAAGAGGTCCTGCAAGCTGTCAGCCACTTGGTGCAACACCTCATTTTCATACGCATAGACGTTGCCATCTCTGCCTGCCACAATGATCAGCTGCAGCCCCACAGCCAGACTCGGGAAGGTATCAATGGCACCGATAACTCTCATCTCTACTCTTTCAGGAAGGTAGAAATCTTCCCATGCTTTAAGCTCATCCTCCATTTCTGCATAGATTGTGTCATCTAGCCCCCCAATTCTCATTGGATACCCTGCTGGCTTCTCCAGAGGCACAGTCTGCCCCCTGTATTTGTACACTTGTTCCGATACATGGTCAAGGTAGTTGGGTGAATCTgttgtaagaaaaacaaagataAGTGGTGGGTGTCAACCTTCAGGGATCAAGACCTAAGATATGGTATATTAACTGTATCAATGTGATTTtctgacaaaaaacaaagaactacCTGTGTTGCTTTATATCATAACAGGAGgtgtggtggtccagtggttaagaaaggggcttgataccaggagactcctggttcaaataccagctcagccactgactcggtgtgtgtgtgcgagaccctgagcaagtcacttaacctccttgtgctctgtcctttggacaagtcattaaacaaacaaggtcctatgggaagtgactctgcagcagcagaagttgttgatgcatagttcaccccctaagtctaagtcgctttggataaaagcgtctgctaaatgaataataataatcataataatatcattattttcaATTGATGCCTCTTTAGTACAGTGTGAATTTACCAGAGAACAATAGTCACACATTTGTAATATGGCAGTCACAATCTTGTTATgacaatcataatttaaaaaacaattgcataAGATGTCAATTGGGTTCACTGCACGCCATTCATTGGACAAGTTACACATACCTTTATCAATGCTGCAGAAATCCTGGATCCTGGATAAGACACTCTTGTTGCTGCAATtccaaaaaaacaactcaaatattAGCAAGTGCAGTTATGTTATGGTCTAATTCTTTATAGTAAACCAAttctaaatgaaaatgttatgaaACCTGTCTTGTGCAATGAGTTTTTTgccattatttatttcttagctgatgcccttatccagggcaacttacaattgttataagatatcacattatttttacatacacctacccatttatacagttgggtttttgctggagcaatctaggtaaagtacagCAACAGTGtccccacctgggattgaacccacaacCCTCTGGTCAAGCGTCCAGAGCCCTAaacacta from Polyodon spathula isolate WHYD16114869_AA unplaced genomic scaffold, ASM1765450v1 scaffolds_95, whole genome shotgun sequence includes:
- the LOC121308047 gene encoding uncharacterized protein LOC121308047; translated protein: MLDEKCTMTRNKSVLSRIQDFCSIDKDSPNYLDHVSEQVYKYRGQTVPLEKPAGYPMRIGGLDDTIYAEMEDELKAWEDFYLPERVEMRVIGAIDTFPSLAVGLQLIIVAGRDGNVYAYENEVLHQVADSLQDLFEKGIEFPGTKVYNYGECFAPMTEEEYDELMQDEEVKKMKEETREFIKSNEAEFLSILARIEEKENAEKVASKEIVPSNHHRPKNVVVQLWKHADELFIFHLSDAYYEMWCKIFQLLGLTREELKSKGTCRKLRRVSELFHVPHRLSSGVHPDF